The sequence CCGGCTTCGCCACGCCCAGCCAGACCACCCGCTTCGTCCACGACATCGCCCGGCTGCACCTGGGCTACCTCGCCGAAGCCGCCTGGGCGGAGACCCGGTTCATGCCCAAGGTGTGGGAGTACCTGGTGATGCGCCAGTTCAACAACTTCCGCCCCTGCCTGTCGATCGTGGACGCGGTCGACGGCTACGAACTGCCCGAACCGGTCTACTCCCGCCCGGAGATCCAGCGGATCACCGCGCTCGCCTGCAACGCGACGACCATCGTCAACGACCTCTACTCGTTCACCAAGGAGTTGGAGACCGATCCGCACCATCTCAACCTGCCGCAGGTCGTGGCCGCCAACGAGCGGTGCGGGCTGAAGGCCGCCTATCTGCGCAGCGTCGAGATCCACAACCAGATCATGGCGTCCTTCGAGGAGGAGGCCGCCGCACTGTCGGCGACCTCACCCGTCGTCGGCCGCTACGCCCGCGGGCTGTCGGACTGGGTGGCCGGCAACCACGAGTGGCACGCCACCAACACCCACCGTTACCACCTGCCGAACTACTGGTAGGCGCAGTTCGCTTCACCCGCACCACCAACAGCACCCTGTACCAAAGGAGTCAGCGTTGACCACGACCCACCGCGGCACCACCACAGCACCGGTGCCGGCCCAGTCCTCGTACCAGACCCGCGTCGCGGACTACTGGAACGCCGAGGAGAACCCGGTCAACCTCGAACTCGGAAAGATCGACAACCTCTACCACCACCACTACGGCGTCGGCGACGCCGACTGGTCGGTGCTCGACGAGACCGACCCCGGCGTGCGCCGGGAGCGGATCACCGCGGAACTCCACCGGCTGGAGCACGCCCAGGCCGAACTGCTCGCCACCCACCTCGGGCCGCTCTCCCCCACCGACCGGGTCTTCGACGCCGGTTGCGGGCGCGGTGGCGGCAGCGTCGTGGCGCACCTGCGCTACGGCTGCTCCGCCGACGGCGTGACGCTCTCCACCAAGCAGGCCGCGTTCGCCAACGCGCAGGCCCGCGCCCGGGGCATCGACGGCAAGGTCCGCTACCACCACCGCAACATGCTCGACACGGGCTTCCAGACCGGCGGCTACGCGGCCTCCTGGAACAACGAGTCCACGATGTACGTCGAGTTGGAACTGCTCTTCGCCGAGCACGCCCGGCTGCTGCGCCGCGGCGGACGCTACGTCACCATCACCGGCTGCTACAACGACACCTACGGGCGGGCGTCCCGCGAGGTGTCCCTCATCAACGCCCACTACATCTGCGACATCCACCCGCGCTCGGCGTACTTCCGGGCGATGGCGGCCAACCGGCTCGTCCCGGTCCACGTCGAGGACCTCACCGCGACGGCCATCCCGTACTGGGAGCTGCGCAAGGAGGCCGACCACCTGGTCACCGGCGTTGAAGAACCGTTTCTGACGGCCTACAAGAACGGCAGCTTCCAGTACCTGCTGATCGTGGCCGACCGGGTCTGAGCGACCGGTCAGGCCCGTC comes from Streptomyces sp. NBC_00448 and encodes:
- a CDS encoding family 2 encapsulin nanocompartment cargo protein terpene cyclase; the encoded protein is MATPPDAAPARPLLPRPPSFPRPASARPTGAIPGLRYQPATPADPEKVKEIDRRLEAWARELDLFPTAWTGDFAGFQFGRAVVLQHPGAADLDRLTVAGQLLLAENLVDDCYCEEEEDRGGSHRGLGGPLIMAQSAIDPFHGTPEAEEDWRQGMQADGPLRSYHWAMKGYAGFATPSQTTRFVHDIARLHLGYLAEAAWAETRFMPKVWEYLVMRQFNNFRPCLSIVDAVDGYELPEPVYSRPEIQRITALACNATTIVNDLYSFTKELETDPHHLNLPQVVAANERCGLKAAYLRSVEIHNQIMASFEEEAAALSATSPVVGRYARGLSDWVAGNHEWHATNTHRYHLPNYW
- a CDS encoding geranyl diphosphate 2-C-methyltransferase gives rise to the protein MTTTHRGTTTAPVPAQSSYQTRVADYWNAEENPVNLELGKIDNLYHHHYGVGDADWSVLDETDPGVRRERITAELHRLEHAQAELLATHLGPLSPTDRVFDAGCGRGGGSVVAHLRYGCSADGVTLSTKQAAFANAQARARGIDGKVRYHHRNMLDTGFQTGGYAASWNNESTMYVELELLFAEHARLLRRGGRYVTITGCYNDTYGRASREVSLINAHYICDIHPRSAYFRAMAANRLVPVHVEDLTATAIPYWELRKEADHLVTGVEEPFLTAYKNGSFQYLLIVADRV